One Corynebacterium tuberculostearicum DNA window includes the following coding sequences:
- a CDS encoding inorganic phosphate transporter, whose protein sequence is MTDIEAVNGKGNDWIWHAIFGGLTAVTLIGFMIWGHDYVDGSKPILLGTAILFALFMAFNIGGNDVANSFGTSVGAGTLSMKQALVVAAIFEVSGAILAGGEVTDTVRSGIVDLDAIDGLDPMEFVYIMMSSLLGAAIWLLVATRMGWPVSTTHSIVGGIVGAALTVGFVTGKGGLDMVQWGGIGTIAISWVLSPVLGGLAAFILFKWIKTSILVYNEEADQKLREIKTRRAELRQEHKSRFARLNEIQQISYTNAMARDAALVAEEDFDPDQLESEYYRDLYSLNKDMDDVKAHHALESWVPVLAAIGAIIISAMVMFKGLKHTGLDFSVLQNLLVMGMVGAVVWMAVFIFARSLKKKSLAKSTFLLFSWMQVFTASAFAFSHGSNDIANAIGPFAAVIDVLKTDQVNDEAAVPVAVMIAMGVALISGLWFIGRFVIQTVGSGLTQMHPSSGFAAELAAAAVVMGSSILGLPVSSTHILIGAVLGVGIVNKAANWNLMKPIALAWVITLPAAAVIAAITVSVLRVVF, encoded by the coding sequence ATGACGGACATTGAGGCCGTCAATGGCAAGGGCAACGACTGGATTTGGCACGCCATCTTTGGCGGCCTTACCGCCGTTACCCTCATCGGTTTTATGATCTGGGGCCACGACTACGTCGATGGCTCTAAGCCCATTCTCCTTGGCACTGCCATTCTCTTCGCCCTTTTCATGGCCTTCAATATTGGCGGCAATGACGTTGCCAACTCCTTCGGCACCTCCGTGGGTGCCGGAACGCTATCCATGAAGCAGGCCCTCGTTGTCGCCGCCATCTTCGAGGTCTCTGGCGCCATCCTCGCCGGCGGCGAGGTTACCGATACCGTGCGTTCTGGCATCGTCGACCTTGACGCCATTGATGGTCTCGACCCCATGGAGTTCGTCTACATCATGATGTCGTCCCTTTTGGGTGCGGCCATCTGGCTCCTCGTTGCCACCCGTATGGGTTGGCCGGTGTCTACCACCCACTCCATCGTTGGCGGCATCGTCGGCGCCGCGCTCACCGTCGGCTTCGTCACCGGCAAGGGCGGCCTGGACATGGTGCAGTGGGGCGGGATTGGCACTATTGCCATCTCGTGGGTGCTCTCCCCTGTCCTCGGCGGTCTCGCCGCTTTCATCCTGTTTAAGTGGATTAAGACCTCCATCTTGGTCTACAACGAGGAAGCAGACCAGAAGCTGCGCGAAATCAAGACCCGTCGTGCGGAGCTACGCCAAGAGCACAAATCTCGCTTTGCTCGCCTCAATGAAATCCAGCAGATCAGCTACACCAACGCCATGGCCCGGGACGCCGCTTTGGTGGCAGAAGAGGACTTCGATCCGGATCAGCTGGAATCTGAGTATTACCGCGATCTGTATAGCCTCAACAAGGACATGGATGATGTCAAGGCTCACCACGCCCTGGAGAGCTGGGTACCGGTACTAGCCGCCATTGGTGCCATCATCATTTCCGCCATGGTGATGTTCAAGGGTCTGAAGCACACCGGACTAGATTTCAGCGTCCTCCAGAACCTCTTGGTCATGGGCATGGTCGGCGCAGTGGTGTGGATGGCCGTCTTCATTTTCGCTCGCTCCCTGAAGAAGAAGTCGCTGGCTAAGTCCACCTTCCTTCTCTTTTCTTGGATGCAGGTATTTACCGCTTCCGCCTTCGCCTTCTCCCACGGTTCCAACGACATCGCCAATGCCATTGGCCCCTTCGCTGCGGTTATTGACGTCCTCAAGACCGACCAAGTCAACGATGAGGCTGCCGTGCCGGTTGCCGTCATGATTGCCATGGGCGTTGCCCTGATTTCTGGCTTGTGGTTCATCGGCCGCTTCGTGATTCAGACTGTGGGCTCGGGCCTAACCCAAATGCACCCCTCCTCCGGCTTCGCTGCTGAGCTTGCCGCCGCCGCTGTGGTGATGGGTTCATCGATCTTGGGCCTTCCGGTTTCTTCCACCCACATCCTCATCGGCGCCGTGTTGGGCGTGGGCATTGTCAACAAGGCAGCTAATTGGAACCTGATGAAGCCTATCGCTTTGGCGTGGGTCATCACCCTGCCCGCCGCGGCAGTCATCGCTGCTATTACTGTGTCTGTGCTGCGCGTAGTCTTCTAG
- a CDS encoding replication-associated recombination protein A, whose protein sequence is MSQDSLFGGPTPDRSASPLPGKNLFATHAGSPLAARMRPQNLDEVVGQDHLLAPGKPLRRLVEGSGEASVILYGPPGTGKTTIASLIASQMGQNFVGLSALDSGVKQVREVITHARQELIHGRRTVLFIDEVHRFSKTQQDALLAAVENRTVLLVAATTENPSFSVVAPLLSRSLLLQLHSLSDDDLRGVAKRALESDRGLGERKIRITDEALDQLVLLAGGDARRTLTYLEAAAEAVDDGGEITPQTVTDNVNKAVVRYDRDGDQHYDVVSAFIKSIRGSDVDAALHYLARMVEAGEDPRFIARRLIVHASEDIGMADPTALQVAVAAAEAAQLIGMPEARIPLAQATIHLATAPKSPSVISAITQAQADVAAGKVGHVPPHLRDGHYEGAKRMGNAVGYVYPHDDPRGVVEQQYLPDELEGSVYYEPTDHGAEKRVYDYIGRLRSIIRGNHGPGKNARRPR, encoded by the coding sequence GTGTCTCAAGACTCATTATTTGGCGGGCCCACTCCGGACCGCAGCGCCTCGCCGCTGCCCGGCAAGAACCTCTTCGCCACCCACGCTGGGTCCCCACTGGCGGCGCGCATGCGTCCCCAAAACCTCGATGAAGTGGTCGGACAAGACCACCTTCTGGCCCCCGGCAAGCCATTGCGACGCCTCGTGGAAGGCTCAGGGGAGGCCTCCGTCATCTTGTACGGGCCGCCGGGCACCGGTAAGACCACCATTGCCTCGCTCATCGCCAGCCAAATGGGGCAGAACTTCGTGGGCCTCTCGGCCCTCGATTCGGGTGTGAAGCAGGTTCGCGAGGTCATCACCCATGCCCGGCAAGAGCTCATTCACGGCCGGCGGACCGTGCTCTTTATTGATGAGGTGCACCGATTTTCCAAAACCCAGCAGGACGCGCTCCTCGCAGCCGTGGAAAACCGCACGGTACTGCTCGTTGCGGCAACCACGGAAAACCCTTCCTTCTCCGTCGTCGCGCCGCTTTTGTCTCGCTCGCTGCTGTTGCAGTTGCATTCGCTAAGCGATGATGACTTAAGGGGCGTCGCCAAGCGCGCGCTCGAAAGCGACCGTGGCCTGGGCGAGCGCAAGATTCGGATTACCGATGAAGCCTTGGATCAGTTGGTGCTCCTCGCCGGTGGCGATGCGCGGCGCACGCTGACCTATCTCGAGGCCGCGGCAGAGGCGGTCGACGATGGCGGGGAGATTACCCCACAGACGGTCACGGACAACGTCAATAAGGCAGTGGTTCGCTATGACCGCGACGGCGACCAACACTACGACGTGGTTTCCGCGTTTATTAAGTCCATTCGCGGCTCCGATGTCGACGCTGCGCTGCATTATCTCGCCCGCATGGTAGAAGCCGGGGAGGACCCGCGCTTTATTGCCCGGCGGCTCATTGTGCACGCATCCGAGGACATCGGCATGGCCGATCCGACCGCGCTCCAGGTGGCCGTGGCGGCGGCCGAGGCCGCTCAGCTCATTGGCATGCCAGAAGCGCGAATCCCGCTCGCGCAGGCCACCATCCACCTGGCCACCGCGCCTAAGTCGCCCTCGGTTATTTCTGCCATCACGCAGGCGCAAGCCGATGTAGCCGCCGGCAAGGTGGGCCACGTGCCACCGCACCTGCGCGATGGGCACTATGAGGGCGCCAAGCGGATGGGAAATGCCGTGGGCTATGTCTACCCCCACGATGATCCCCGCGGCGTTGTAGAGCAGCAGTATCTGCCCGATGAGCTGGAGGGCTCTGTGTACTATGAGCCGACCGATCATGGGGCTGAGAAGCGTGTTTATGACTATATAGGCCGCTTGCGCAGCATTATTCGGGGCAATCACGGCCCAGGCAAAAACGCTCGCCGGCCGCGCTGA
- a CDS encoding phosphotransferase, whose protein sequence is MVDNEAVLSPEDVIKAASEMLSRRFGGSPEMSSVERLDGSGNAMVLRARIAPGAFLPHRSVVIKYNPVTGYGVDDAAMLREVVAYQFTTALSEDVRPGPVLLAHDLEQRIIVLTDLGEGETLADVLVQSTDDDRVRVLRSLGSALGHMHAGTAGHEQDYETLLNRMLRKNPDLAPHQSVRDEALERSIGIGLDLLDKAGLEAPASFRELAGQAARSLASGKDRAFTPFDLSPDNIIVSQRLHFLDYEWAGFRNVGFDVACVIAGFPQFLFSKPITDEEADIFISAWSRAVSEVWPLFSNAEEIHGLIVASLIGWALSSVTTMHAGGIEGLVALARGEAEVVHDPQRSILRPANHGPFTEDELLVRRDLYETFEALSRYAARCDGPACAPIAEFGSAIARRLDDE, encoded by the coding sequence ATGGTTGATAACGAAGCTGTGCTATCACCCGAGGATGTCATCAAGGCCGCCTCGGAGATGCTGTCGCGCCGTTTTGGTGGTAGCCCGGAGATGTCGAGCGTGGAGCGCTTGGACGGTTCCGGAAATGCAATGGTCCTACGCGCCAGGATTGCCCCTGGAGCCTTTTTGCCGCACCGCTCGGTAGTTATTAAGTACAACCCAGTCACCGGCTATGGTGTCGATGATGCCGCGATGCTGCGCGAGGTGGTGGCTTATCAGTTCACCACCGCGTTATCTGAGGACGTGCGCCCGGGACCCGTACTTCTGGCCCACGATCTGGAGCAGCGCATTATTGTGTTGACGGACTTGGGCGAGGGCGAAACGCTTGCCGACGTCCTCGTACAGTCCACCGATGATGACCGCGTGCGGGTGCTGCGCTCGCTGGGCAGTGCGTTGGGGCACATGCACGCTGGAACCGCAGGCCATGAGCAAGATTATGAAACCTTGCTCAATAGGATGCTGCGCAAGAATCCCGATTTGGCCCCGCACCAGTCCGTGCGCGATGAGGCGCTGGAGCGCTCCATTGGCATCGGCCTCGACTTGCTGGATAAAGCCGGGCTTGAAGCACCGGCGAGCTTCCGAGAGCTAGCGGGTCAAGCCGCACGCTCCCTGGCATCCGGCAAGGACCGGGCCTTTACTCCCTTCGACCTTTCACCGGATAACATCATTGTGTCCCAGCGCCTGCACTTCTTGGACTATGAATGGGCAGGATTCCGCAATGTTGGCTTCGACGTAGCCTGCGTTATCGCCGGCTTCCCGCAGTTCCTCTTCTCCAAGCCGATTACGGACGAAGAGGCAGATATTTTCATCTCTGCTTGGTCTCGTGCCGTATCTGAGGTGTGGCCGCTATTTTCCAATGCGGAAGAAATCCACGGCCTTATCGTGGCCTCGCTCATTGGTTGGGCGCTATCGAGCGTGACCACGATGCACGCCGGCGGTATCGAAGGGCTGGTTGCCCTAGCCAGGGGTGAAGCCGAAGTGGTCCACGATCCGCAGCGCTCCATCTTGCGCCCTGCTAACCACGGTCCGTTCACGGAAGATGAATTGCTCGTGCGCCGCGACCTCTATGAAACCTTTGAGGCGCTATCCCGATATGCCGCGCGTTGCGATGGCCCCGCCTGCGCGCCCATCGCGGAATTTGGCAGCGCTATTGCGCGCCGCTTGGATGACGAATAG
- the ruvX gene encoding Holliday junction resolvase RuvX: MAKVEPDTPGVDDPGQGRRLALDVGTVRIGVAVSNREATLATPVETVHRETGFKDRDKGDIDRILELIDSYDAVEVIVGLPRDLQGNGSKSVKHAKEIAFRIRRRLNRDASIDKVPPPVRLADERLTTVAATSALRASGVSEKKGRKVIDQAAAVEILQTWLDGRVSALRSHDAIDQPSDSGD, encoded by the coding sequence GTGGCAAAAGTGGAACCAGATACCCCCGGAGTTGATGACCCGGGGCAGGGCCGCCGGCTCGCACTCGATGTCGGCACCGTGCGCATTGGCGTGGCAGTGTCCAATAGGGAAGCCACGCTTGCCACCCCAGTGGAGACCGTGCACCGGGAAACTGGGTTCAAGGACCGCGATAAGGGCGATATTGACCGCATCCTGGAACTCATTGATTCCTACGACGCAGTTGAGGTCATCGTAGGTCTGCCACGGGACCTGCAGGGAAATGGCTCAAAAAGCGTAAAACATGCTAAGGAAATTGCGTTTCGGATCCGCCGTCGGTTGAATCGAGATGCAAGTATAGATAAGGTTCCACCACCAGTACGTTTGGCTGATGAGCGTCTGACTACCGTGGCAGCAACCAGCGCGCTGCGCGCGTCCGGCGTGTCCGAGAAGAAGGGCCGTAAAGTCATCGACCAAGCAGCAGCGGTGGAGATATTGCAGACTTGGTTGGATGGGCGTGTGAGCGCGCTACGTTCCCATGATGCAATAGACCAGCCTTCAGACTCAGGAGACTAA
- the aspS gene encoding aspartate--tRNA ligase, whose translation MLRTHLAGELRKELAGETVTLTGWVSRRRDHGGVIFIDLRDRSGIAQVVFRESDVAERAHDLRSEYCVKVTGTVEPRPEGSENPNLPSGEIEVNVADLEVLNKSAALPFQIDDPSTSGEVGEETRLKYRYLDLRRERQAQALRLRSAANRAARKVLDSHDFAEIETPTLTRSTPEGARDFLVPARLKPGTWYALPQSPQLFKQLLMVSGMERYYQIARCYRDEDFRADRQPEFTQLDVEMSFVDQDDVIALAEEIVTELWKLIGYEIKTPIPRMTYADAMKYYGSDKPDLRFDIKIVECTEFFKDTTFRVFQNEYVGAVVMEGGASQPRRQFDAWQEWAKQRGAKGLAYITVGEDGTLGGPVAKNITDAEREGIADHVGAKPGDAIFFAAGDTKSSRALLGAARGEIAKKLDLIKEGDWAFTWVVDAPLFEPSADATASGDVALGHSKWTAVHHAFTSPKPEYLDNFDQNPGEALAYAYDIVCNGNEIGGGSIRIHQQDVQKRVFDVMGIGDEEAQEKFGFLLDAFQYGAPPHGGIAFGWDRIVSLLGGFDSIRDVIAFPKSGGGVDPLTDAPAAIPAAQRKETGVDYKPEKKKEQEKSGSTAGETAEEK comes from the coding sequence GTGCTGCGTACCCACTTAGCAGGTGAGCTCCGCAAAGAACTCGCAGGAGAGACCGTCACCCTAACCGGTTGGGTTTCCCGCCGCCGCGATCACGGTGGTGTGATCTTCATTGACCTGCGCGATCGCTCCGGCATCGCCCAGGTCGTCTTCCGCGAATCTGACGTGGCGGAGCGCGCCCATGACCTGCGTTCCGAATACTGCGTTAAGGTCACCGGTACCGTGGAGCCTCGCCCAGAAGGCTCGGAAAACCCCAACCTGCCGTCCGGTGAGATTGAGGTTAACGTCGCGGATCTTGAGGTTTTGAATAAGTCCGCAGCGCTGCCGTTCCAAATTGATGATCCTTCCACCTCGGGTGAGGTAGGCGAGGAGACTCGCCTGAAATACCGCTACCTGGACCTGCGCCGCGAGCGCCAGGCACAGGCGCTGCGCCTGCGTTCTGCAGCCAACCGCGCGGCCCGCAAGGTGCTGGATTCGCATGACTTTGCTGAGATCGAGACTCCAACCCTGACCCGGTCCACCCCGGAGGGTGCGCGCGACTTCCTGGTTCCAGCACGCTTGAAACCAGGCACCTGGTATGCACTGCCGCAGTCCCCGCAGCTTTTCAAGCAGCTGCTCATGGTCTCCGGCATGGAGCGCTACTACCAGATCGCGCGTTGCTACCGCGATGAAGACTTCCGCGCTGACCGCCAGCCGGAGTTTACCCAGCTGGACGTGGAGATGTCCTTTGTAGACCAGGACGATGTCATCGCCTTGGCGGAAGAGATCGTCACCGAGCTGTGGAAGCTCATCGGCTACGAGATCAAGACTCCGATCCCGCGCATGACCTATGCGGATGCGATGAAGTACTACGGTTCCGATAAGCCGGACCTGCGCTTTGACATCAAGATTGTAGAGTGCACCGAGTTCTTCAAGGACACCACTTTCCGCGTCTTTCAGAACGAATACGTCGGCGCCGTGGTCATGGAAGGCGGCGCCTCCCAGCCGCGCCGCCAGTTCGATGCTTGGCAGGAGTGGGCAAAGCAGCGTGGAGCCAAGGGCCTGGCCTACATCACCGTGGGCGAGGACGGCACCCTGGGCGGTCCGGTAGCTAAGAACATTACCGACGCCGAGCGCGAGGGCATTGCAGATCACGTCGGCGCCAAGCCGGGCGACGCCATCTTCTTTGCCGCTGGTGACACCAAGTCTTCCCGCGCCCTCCTGGGCGCTGCACGTGGCGAGATTGCCAAGAAGCTGGACCTTATCAAGGAAGGCGACTGGGCCTTTACCTGGGTTGTAGATGCTCCGCTCTTTGAGCCTTCCGCTGACGCGACCGCTTCTGGCGACGTCGCACTGGGTCACTCCAAGTGGACCGCGGTTCACCACGCCTTTACCTCCCCGAAGCCGGAGTACCTGGACAACTTTGACCAGAACCCGGGCGAGGCGCTGGCGTACGCCTATGACATTGTCTGCAACGGCAACGAGATTGGCGGCGGCTCCATCCGTATCCACCAGCAGGACGTGCAGAAGCGCGTCTTCGACGTCATGGGAATCGGTGACGAGGAAGCCCAGGAGAAGTTCGGCTTCCTGCTCGATGCATTCCAGTACGGCGCCCCACCACACGGCGGCATCGCCTTCGGCTGGGACCGCATCGTCTCCCTGTTGGGCGGCTTTGACTCCATCCGCGACGTCATTGCGTTCCCGAAGTCCGGTGGCGGCGTGGATCCGCTTACCGACGCCCCTGCGGCTATCCCTGCTGCACAGCGTAAGGAGACCGGCGTAGACTACAAGCCGGAAAAGAAGAAGGAACAGGAAAAGTCTGGTTCCACTGCGGGTGAAACCGCTGAGGAGAAGTAA
- the ypfJ gene encoding KPN_02809 family neutral zinc metallopeptidase, which translates to MTFRSGADFGGKEARSGGGGGGIAIGGGVGSIVLVGLFLLLGGNPSDLGSILGSEQTQSDGAAQGESPECETAEDGNTKDECLVEFTGRSVDNVWSKVLQEQADIQYTEPERVVFHGGVNTGCGAASSSTGPFYCPRDESAYFDTAFFDSLRNFGAENAPLARMYIVAHEFGHHIQNLEGTLGLSDYDDPGADSNAVKIELQADCYAGLWASYADKGDNPLLEPITKEQVSDAVAAAQAVGDDNIQRRSGGQVQPDSWTHGSSEQREKAFLAGYNSGKMSQCDTLERSAYRG; encoded by the coding sequence ATGACTTTTAGATCAGGTGCCGATTTCGGCGGCAAAGAAGCGCGTTCGGGTGGTGGCGGCGGTGGTATCGCCATTGGTGGTGGCGTCGGCTCGATTGTTCTAGTAGGCCTCTTCCTCCTTCTGGGCGGCAATCCCTCAGACTTGGGTTCAATCCTGGGCAGCGAGCAGACCCAATCCGACGGCGCTGCACAAGGCGAAAGCCCCGAATGCGAAACTGCAGAAGATGGCAACACCAAGGATGAATGCCTCGTAGAGTTCACCGGGCGCAGCGTGGATAACGTCTGGTCCAAGGTCTTGCAGGAACAGGCCGATATCCAATACACCGAGCCGGAGCGCGTGGTCTTCCACGGCGGCGTTAATACCGGTTGCGGCGCGGCCTCTTCTTCTACCGGCCCCTTCTACTGCCCACGCGATGAGTCCGCTTATTTCGACACCGCGTTCTTTGATTCCCTGCGCAACTTCGGCGCGGAAAATGCTCCTTTGGCCCGCATGTACATCGTGGCGCACGAGTTCGGCCACCACATTCAAAACCTTGAGGGCACCCTCGGCCTGTCGGACTATGACGACCCAGGCGCCGATTCCAACGCGGTGAAGATCGAGCTCCAGGCTGACTGCTACGCAGGCCTGTGGGCTTCCTACGCCGACAAGGGCGATAACCCCTTGCTCGAGCCGATTACTAAGGAACAGGTCTCAGACGCTGTCGCGGCAGCCCAGGCGGTGGGCGATGACAATATCCAGCGCCGCTCCGGCGGCCAGGTCCAGCCCGACTCCTGGACGCACGGTTCCTCCGAGCAGCGTGAGAAGGCATTCCTTGCCGGATATAACTCTGGCAAAATGTCCCAGTGCGACACCCTGGAGCGCAGCGCCTACCGCGGCTAA
- the alaS gene encoding alanine--tRNA ligase, translating into MKTHEIRERFTQHFVNSGHEAVPSASLILDDPNLLFVNAGMVPFKPYFLGQQNPPFAKGLATSIQKCVRTLDIDEVGITTRHNTFFQMAGNFSFGQYFKEGAITNAWTLLTGSVEEGGFGLDPERLWVTVYLDDDEAAEIWRDKIGVPEERIQRLGMEDNYWSMGIPGPCGPCSEIYYDRGPEYGKDGGPIADDNRYMEIWNLVFMQNERGEGIGKGNFEIVGELPKKNIDTGLGIERVACILQDVDNVYETDLLRPVIDVAEELTGATYGDKASHEDNIRFRVVADHSRTGMMLILDGVTPGNEGRGYILRRLLRRIIRSAKLLGAKGATMERFMNTVMDTMTPSYPEIADNRERILRVAVNEEKAFLKTLESGTRLFDDAVQELKSTSRAKTAKVLPGEKAFELHDTYGFPIDLTLEMAQEAGLEVDMDGFNDAMGEQRRRAKADNQAKKHGHTDLSLYRDWVDNNPTVFTGFEELTSDARVIGLVRGGEKVDQVHEGEQVEVILDHTPLYAEAGGQMADRGRIMAGESLLEVNDVQKIGKKLWVHKATVTAGGLDLGMSVEAAVDEQWRHGATQAHSATHLIHAALRQVLGPTAVQAGSMNRPGYLRFDFNYTEQLSQAQLEEIALITNQAIDSNFAVNTIETSLEEAKAMGAMALFGENYGKEVRVVEIGGPFSIELCGGTHVGSSAEIGPVSVLGESSVGSGARRIEAYSGLDAFRYYSKETALVEGVSRELKVQTEDLPERIAQLSEKLKAAEKEIETLRKQQLAARASEFVSAAKDINGFKVIALTLPEGTTGGDLRTVATDLRNRLREEEAVIVLGAEDKGKFPFIAAATDKAVGRGVKSGDIVKQFGQYVDGRGGGKPDMAQGSGSTAAGAERGFAAVKDMLESL; encoded by the coding sequence GTGAAGACTCATGAGATCCGGGAACGGTTTACCCAGCACTTCGTCAATTCTGGTCACGAGGCAGTACCAAGCGCCTCGCTGATCCTGGATGACCCTAACCTGCTTTTCGTTAATGCCGGCATGGTTCCGTTTAAGCCCTACTTCCTAGGCCAGCAGAACCCGCCCTTTGCCAAGGGCCTTGCCACTTCCATCCAAAAGTGCGTACGTACCTTGGACATTGATGAGGTGGGCATTACCACCCGCCACAACACCTTCTTCCAGATGGCCGGCAACTTCTCCTTTGGCCAGTACTTCAAGGAAGGCGCCATCACCAATGCGTGGACCTTGCTTACCGGCTCCGTTGAGGAGGGCGGCTTTGGCCTAGACCCAGAGCGCTTGTGGGTCACCGTTTACCTGGATGATGATGAGGCCGCCGAAATTTGGCGCGACAAGATCGGTGTTCCAGAAGAGCGCATTCAGCGACTCGGCATGGAGGACAACTACTGGTCCATGGGTATCCCTGGACCCTGTGGCCCGTGCTCTGAGATTTATTATGACCGCGGTCCTGAGTACGGCAAGGACGGCGGCCCGATTGCCGATGACAACCGCTACATGGAGATTTGGAACCTGGTCTTCATGCAAAATGAGCGCGGCGAGGGCATTGGCAAGGGCAACTTTGAGATCGTCGGCGAGCTGCCCAAGAAGAATATCGATACCGGCCTGGGCATCGAGCGCGTGGCCTGCATTTTGCAGGACGTAGACAACGTCTATGAAACGGACCTGCTGCGCCCAGTTATTGACGTAGCCGAGGAGCTTACCGGCGCCACCTATGGTGACAAGGCCTCCCACGAGGACAATATCCGCTTCCGCGTGGTAGCTGACCACTCCCGTACCGGCATGATGCTCATCCTGGATGGCGTGACCCCGGGCAACGAGGGCCGCGGATACATCCTGCGCCGCCTGCTGCGTCGCATTATCCGTTCCGCCAAGCTGCTGGGTGCTAAGGGCGCCACCATGGAGCGCTTCATGAATACGGTCATGGACACCATGACCCCGTCTTACCCGGAGATTGCAGACAACCGTGAGCGCATCCTGCGCGTTGCCGTGAATGAGGAAAAGGCCTTCCTGAAGACCCTCGAGTCCGGCACCCGCCTCTTCGATGATGCCGTACAGGAGCTCAAGTCCACTTCCCGCGCGAAAACCGCAAAGGTCCTGCCGGGCGAGAAGGCCTTTGAGCTGCACGATACCTACGGTTTCCCCATCGACTTGACCTTGGAGATGGCCCAGGAGGCCGGCCTTGAGGTCGACATGGATGGCTTTAACGATGCCATGGGCGAGCAGCGCCGCCGCGCCAAGGCCGATAATCAGGCCAAGAAGCACGGCCACACTGACCTTTCCCTCTACCGCGACTGGGTGGACAATAACCCCACCGTCTTCACTGGCTTTGAGGAGCTTACTTCCGACGCCCGAGTGATCGGCCTCGTCCGCGGCGGCGAGAAGGTCGACCAGGTGCACGAGGGCGAGCAGGTTGAGGTCATCTTGGACCACACCCCGCTATACGCCGAAGCTGGCGGCCAGATGGCAGACCGCGGCCGCATCATGGCCGGCGAATCACTGCTGGAGGTCAACGACGTTCAAAAGATCGGTAAGAAGCTGTGGGTACACAAGGCTACGGTTACCGCCGGCGGTCTTGACTTGGGCATGTCCGTTGAGGCGGCCGTCGACGAGCAGTGGCGCCATGGTGCCACCCAGGCGCACTCCGCCACCCACCTCATTCACGCCGCACTGCGCCAGGTGCTTGGCCCCACCGCCGTGCAGGCCGGCTCCATGAACCGCCCGGGCTACCTGCGCTTTGACTTCAACTACACCGAGCAGCTCAGCCAGGCGCAGCTGGAGGAGATCGCTTTGATTACCAACCAGGCGATCGACTCCAACTTTGCCGTCAACACCATCGAGACCTCCCTGGAGGAGGCCAAGGCCATGGGCGCTATGGCACTATTCGGTGAGAACTACGGCAAGGAGGTCCGCGTAGTAGAAATCGGCGGACCGTTCTCCATCGAGCTCTGCGGCGGTACCCACGTTGGGTCCTCCGCTGAAATCGGACCGGTCTCTGTGCTGGGTGAGTCCTCCGTTGGCTCTGGTGCTCGCCGCATCGAGGCCTACTCCGGTTTGGATGCTTTCCGTTACTACTCCAAGGAGACCGCCTTGGTAGAAGGCGTTTCCCGCGAGCTCAAGGTGCAGACCGAGGATTTGCCGGAGCGCATCGCGCAGCTGTCTGAAAAGCTCAAGGCAGCGGAGAAGGAAATTGAAACCCTGCGCAAGCAACAGCTGGCTGCACGTGCCTCCGAGTTCGTCAGCGCGGCCAAGGACATCAATGGATTCAAGGTCATTGCGCTGACCTTGCCGGAAGGCACCACAGGTGGGGACCTGCGCACCGTTGCTACGGATCTGCGCAATCGCCTGCGCGAGGAAGAAGCTGTTATCGTCCTGGGTGCCGAGGATAAGGGCAAGTTCCCGTTCATCGCGGCGGCCACGGACAAGGCCGTTGGGCGCGGCGTGAAGTCCGGGGACATCGTCAAGCAGTTTGGCCAGTACGTCGACGGTCGTGGCGGCGGTAAGCCGGATATGGCTCAGGGCTCTGGTTCTACTGCGGCCGGTGCTGAGCGCGGCTTTGCAGCCGTCAAGGACATGCTCGAGTCCCTGTAG